The nucleotide window GCTTTACCACTGCTCAGCAAATGCTGCTCTCTtccaactgcagctccagggcagggctgcccgAAGGGCTGGAGCAGACCCCACTCCGGACCTGAGGTAGTCATATGGCTCTGCGGGATCCCCTGTGCCCCCCGAACTCCCCTGTCCTGCTTCCCACCTGCAGCTTCAGCTCAGGAGAAAAGCCCCGTTTCACACAGCCCGGTCCTAGGGAGATGCTCTGCGGCCTCTCCCTGGCACCCGCGCTCGGTTGGCAGGAGGAACCCCCGGAGATCTCGAGCAGCCCGAGAGTCCTTAATTCAAACAGTTTAAATGAATGCTGCAGGTGGGTTCAGGGCCCGCTGTccgggcagggctgagctgcgGGCACGGCTCCTccgcggggacagggacaaggacacgCCGTGTTCACTCggctgtggctgtccccacGCTGCGCCCGGTCCCTTGCCAGAGCCATTGCCCTGCCCAGCGCTGGTGCTTCTCccctggcagggttttggggtgtctctgcCCGGAgaaggggacactgggagggtGATGCCCGGTGCTGTCAGCTCCATCCGGCTGCGGAGGGGATATCGGGGGCGATGGAGGggccctgtgccctgctgtgctccccctTCACCGCCACATTTCCGCTGGCAGGGACTGCCTGCACCCCGAAATAGCCACCCCAAGATGGACATCCCGAAATAGGCACCCCGAGCCTGGCACCCCGCGGCGGGCTGGGCGCGGGCCCGGCGGGCGATAGGCTCAGCTGCTGTGGCCGTGTCCCCCCTCCCGTCACCGTGTCTCCTGGTggctctgccacctcctgcccctccctgctccGGCCACATCCGTGTCCCCCGCACCTCTCTGGCTCCCTGCAGAAGCGGATGTGCTTCTGTGGGtcgggggggagggggggggtgCTTCCTGtgctccccattcctgctggcCCCGTCCCCAGCTGCGTCCCCCGAGATAAGCCAGGGACACCACGGGACGGGGCTGTGGCCACACTTTGGAGTGACAATGGGACTGCTGCGGGTGCTGCTGTTCCTCGGGGGGCTGCGCCTGCCCCCCATACTGGGGCTTCTCCAGGAGGCCCCCACCATATACGAGGGACCCCCCGGCAGCTATTTCGGTTTCGCCCTGGATTTCCACATGAGCGAGGGAAGGTAGGGAGGCCCGGGGTGTCGGGGTCGGGCAGGGGCACGGCACTCGCCCGCCGACCCTGACACCCGCTCTGCCCCCCAGGCCCAGCGTGGCCGTGGGGGCCCCCCGTGCCAACACCTCCCAGCCCGGCGTGGCTCAGCCCGGCGCCgtcttcctctgctcctggcccCCCGACGAGAccccctgccaccccctccccatCGACACTGCGGGTGCGTAGGCGCCGTGGGGCGGGGGGTGGGCATGGCGGGGGTGCCAGCTCCGCACATCCCCCCTGTCCCGCTCCCCCAGGGGACGAGAGCGAGAGCCACGGCACCTTGGAGCTCCACACCTACAAATCGCACCAGTGGCTGGGAGCGTCCGTCACCAGCTGGGACGGCAAACTGGTGGTGGGTGCATCGCGGGGGATGCGGGCAGCCCTGGGTGGCGGCGGGGCGGgcacccagcctgtcccatCGCCGTGCCCAGGTCTGTGCCCCGCTGCAGCACTGGAACGCGATGGAGGGGCAGCAAGAGGCGTTCCGCACCCCGACGGGCACCTGCTTTGTGTGGAGCCGGGGGCAGCGGCGCGCGGTCTGGTACTCGCCCTGCCGCGACCAGACCATGGCCAGCACCTACCGCCAGAGGAACTACGGTGAGGGGGGACCGGGGAGCGGGGGGTGCCCCCAACCCCGCGTCCTTctgaccctgccctgtgcccccagtGCACGACAAGCGCTACTGCGAGATCGGCTTCAGCGCCGCTGTCACCCCGGTGAGAGGGGACTTGAGGGGCTTGGGGGACTCAGGGGACTCGGACACCTTGGGGGGATCGAGCGGCCAGAGTGCCCCTCGGAATGCCCGTGGGGTGCTGATAGAGATGCAGAGGCTGTGGCCAGCGTGGTACCTGCGTGTCACGGCGGGGGATGTAGTGGTAGGGATGCTGAGAGAGGGGATGCTGGAGTGGGAATTCTGGGAGGAGTGGGGGGAATTCTGGGGTGGGGGTGCCCGGATGGGAGATGCTGGGCTGGCATATATCAGGATGGGAAATACTGAGGTACTTGTGTGAGGATTCTTTGAGGGGATGCCAAGGCGCCCCGGCGTGGTGCTGAGCCAGCTCCTCCCGCAGGATGGGACGCTGGTGCTGGGTGCCCCCGGCGGCTACTATTTCACGGGTGAGTCCTTCCTGCCGGCGTTGCCACCCTGGCTGGTGCTCCCGGGGTGTTCCCTTTGGGTGGGCACGGCGGGAGGAGAGCATCCCGGATAGGGTACCCCGTAAGTGCCACCcgcagtggcactgccagcccaggccGTAGCCCAGGGCGTGTGGCAGCGGGTGCCCTGTCAGTGCTGGTGCTCCCCGCCCCGTGTTCCCCAGGGCTCGTGTACTCGGTGGAGCTGGACAAGATCCTCAGGCGCTTCCTCGGCACGTcgctgctgtggctggggagcCCCGGGCGCCCCACGGAGCCGGTGTCCGTGGCCTACGAGGACGGGTACCGGGGTGAGCAGCGGGCACGGGCACCCCgccccactgccagctcctgctgggataCCCCGGCTCACCAGTGCTCATCTCCCTGCAGGGTACTCGGTGGCTGTGGGCGAGTTTGATGgcaaccccaaaaccaaaggTAGGGCTGGGGTGTGCAGGGAACAGGGGTTGATGGGCCAGGGGCACCCCGGGGCTCCAGAGTgaccttccttcccttcccgaGGGGGCTGGACAGGTTGTGCCAGGACAGGGGTCTCATCCATCTCTGTGCCCTCATGCCCCCATGTGGCACCAAGGATATCCTTGTACCCACCTCAGTGCCGGGGGTATCCCCGTGCCCCCCTCAGTGTCTCAGTGGAGGCATTCAGGGCTCTCATCCCTCACAGAGTACGTGGTGGGGGTCCCCAACAAGAGCAACACGAGAGGTGAGGTGAGTGCTGCGAAGTTCCCAGTGCCGGTGCCTGGCCAAGGGGACACCAGGGAACACCACCATGTGTCACCCCGGGCTGGGCCCGGGCTGGGCCCGGGGtctgacactgccctgggcaggtggAGATCTTCACTGCCGGGAACACTCTGCGTCGGGTGCGGGGCATCACCAGCGAGCAGGTACCTGTCCTGTGGCACCCCCAGCACCGCCGGTGCTCCACAGCGCTCCTGCCCCATCCCGTAGCACCCCAGCCCCCCCACCCACTGTGTCCCTGGCACCCCCGGTGCCACCCTCTACCCGGACCCTTTCCAGGTGGCCTCGTACTTCGGGCACACGGTGGCAGTGGCTGACGTCGATGGGGACGGGTGAGAGCAGGGACAGTcgtcccctcctcctccctggggacacccaggggtgctGCCCCGTGCCTGGCACACCGCtgggtgcccccagcccccaaaCCTGCggaccctgaccctgaccccGCGCCGGGCACAGGCGGGACGACCTGCTGGTGGGTGCGCCCCTGTACATGGCCCGGGGCTCCGACGGGCAGCGTAGCGAGCTGGGGCGCCTCTACGTCTACCTGTGGCGGGGGCAGCAGCCCCTCGCCGGGCCCCCCCAGACCCTGACGGGCACCCACCCCTACGGCCGCTTCGCCGCCGCCATCGCCAGCCTCGGGGACCTGGACAAGGACGGCTTCGGAGGTGAcagcgcggcggggcgggcagggggATGTGCCACTCCCCGATGCCGCGCCtcggggaaactgaggcaggagagCGCGGGTAGGTTCTCAtgtcccttctgtccccagACGTGGCCGTGGGAGCCCcgcagggaggtgacagtggcagcGGGCAGGTCTTCATCTTCCGTGGGCAGAGCGAAGGGCTGGCGCCGGTGCCCACGCAGCGCCTCGACAGCCCCttccccggccccgccgccttCGGCTTCGCGCTGCGTGGTGCCACCGACCTGGACGGCAACGGCTGCGCGGGTACAGGCCTGGCACGACACCGCCCTGCCACCCCGGTGCCGCCACCCCGGTGCCACCACCCCGCTGTCACCACCCCGGCACCGACCCTCTGCTTGTCCCTGCAGATCTGCTCGTGGGCGCTTACGGGGCGGCCAAGGTGGCCGTGTACCAGTGAGTGCCCGTCCCTGCGGTGGCCCGGGGCTCCCGTTGGGTTCCCTGGCACGTCAGCAATGTCCCCGTGCCCCAGGGGATTACCCGTGGTGGTGGCCCAGACCCAGCTGAGTGTCCCCGACGGGCTGAACCCTGAGATCCTGGACTGTGACCTGCCCGACTCCGGTGTCCGTGTCAGCTGGTGAGGGGAcactgccatggggacactactgtggggacactgccatGGGAACACTATGGGGACATCACCGTGGGGACCATGGGGACACCACCAAGGTGCACAGGACAGGTCCCTGAGCACCTGTTGGTGTTGTCCCCGCGCAGTTTCCACGTGGTGTTCTGTGTCAGCGTGACGGGCCAGCACCTCCCTCAGAGCATCCGTGAGTGCCAGTGTCACCCGAGAGGCACCGCTGTCACACGGGCAGCGCTGGGGTGTCACCGCGGGTGTCACTAGTGCCACCCTCCTGTTCCCCACCAGACctggaggctgagctgcagctggaccGGCTGAAGCCCCGGCCGTCGCGgagggtcctgctgctgcagggacaccaatcgtcctggcaggaggagctggtggtgACACCGGGGACACCCCCTGTGTGCAGCAACCTCACCGCCTACCTGCGGGTACGGGCACAGGGACAGCGCCAGGGGGCGGGGACAAGCCACGGAGGGtgggggacaggaatggggatgTGGCATCTCCAgccgggatggggacagggttggggacagggactggggatgACAGTGTCTCTCTGTCCCAGGAGGGTGGGTAAGAGGGCGCAGTGGTGGGTGGGGCCCTGGGGTGGGGTGGGCACGAGGTGCATTCCAGAGTGCTCTGCCTACGGGTGTCCCCAGGACCAGGCCGAGTTCAAGGACAAGCTGAGCCCCGTGGCCGTGAGCGTGGCCCTGACGCTGCCCAGAGAGGCCCCGGGGTTGGTGCTCTACGGGCACACCCTGGTGCAGGCACAGGTAGGGGGACATGGCTATGGGGTGGTGTTACCATGGTGGCACGGGGTGGGGTcgtccccagagctgggccaggaCACATGTGGGTACCCCCAGCCTGggtgtgctcagctctggggtccccagcccgtgccagtgcccccagcacacCCCTGGCACATTGCCCCCGTTCCTCcccaccactgtccccagtTTCCACTGGAATGTGCCCCCACACTGTCCCTGCCACTCCCTGGCATGTCCGTCTTGTTCTGACCCCTGTGCTCACCCTTCAGTCCCCACTCCCTCCCCTGGATGTCCCTTTGTACCCTGCACTGTCCCCATTTCCAAACCCGAGAATTTTCCTCTGTtccctctgccatccccagtccctctccaggaTGTCCCTGttgtccctgctccctccttgGCTTGTCTCAGGGTATGTCCCCAGTCGTGCCCCTGGATGTCCCCTCTGCTGTCCTCATTCTTCCCTCTCCGGGATGtcacctccctcccctccatcctcGGTCTCTCCTGGAATGTCCCCTCTCTACTCTGCACTCTCCCAAATCTTCCCTCTGGGATATCTCCTCTGGCCCCTCCACCAGCCCAATTCCTCCCCGGGATGTCCCCCCCGTgccccctgctgtccccagtgacTCCCCCGCCCATCTCACCGTGGATGGGGGGGtctccccctgtcccctcccacaGACCCACATCATCCTGGAGGACTGTGGTGATGACAACCTCTGTGTCCCCGATCTCCACCTGGCCGCCGACACGTGAGCACCGGGGGAAAGGGGGGGGCGAGGGAGCGCTCGGTGTCCCCACGggtgctgagccctgtccccgtgtctcccagccccagccagcgCCTGCTGATCGGGGCGGAGGCCGCGCTGTCCCTGCGCGCCAACGCCACCAACGCGGGCGAAGGCGCCTTCGAGGCGGAGCTGAGGGTGCAGCTGCCCCCCGGCACCCACTACCAGGCTGCCCGCAGCACCATCCCGGTGGGTGTCGAGTGCAGGGTGACGGGGGTGGGGGTCTCATATTCTGTTCTTGGTGGTGTCTAGGGTGGGGGGCTCGTGTCCTGCCCTTGGTGGCCTCAGTCTCTTTGGGGGTGCCCACAGTGGGGGTCTCAAACCGTGTCCTTGGTGGCTGTCACCTTCCATGGGGGTGCCCAGTGGTGATGGGTGTGAGGGGATGCCCAGCACAGTGGGCGCCCAAATCGGGGCTGCCTGGAAGGGATGGGTGCCCAGGGATCCTGAACACCAGGCTGGGGGTGTTCGTGTCCTGCCTTGAGAGGCCCCCACTCTCCACAGAGTCCCCACTGGTGATGGCTGTTCAGGGGTGTCCAGGGTGTGGGGCTCAAGCCCTGCCCTCAGCTCATGCAGGTCCCCAGCGTGGTCGGTTCATGGCAGGATTCATGACGTGTCCCCATCTCATGTCCCCACCCCGCAGGGGCAGGAGAAGCTGAGCTGCAACCCCAAGAAGGAGAATGGGACCCACGTGGTGCTCTGCGAGTTAGGCAACCCCATGAAAGCAGGGGCCCGGGTAAGGGGTCGCggggtccctgctgtgcctgtcaCCCGTCGGGGCTGGTCACCCAcctgcccctctctgctgtCCCCTAGATCACCGTGGACATGGAGCTGAGCGTGTCCGGGCTGGAGGACATGGGGGATGCCATCACCTTCCACCTGCAGCTGCGGAGGTGACACCCTGCTGTGCCGCTGTCCCCCACCCACTGCTGGGACACCGACACCTCAGACTCGGTGTCCTCAGCATGTCCCCAAACTCGGTGTTCACCCCTCATCTCGCTGTGTCCCCACAGCAagaacagccccagccccagcaatGCATCcgtgacagtgacagtgcccgtggaggcagaggcagagatgCAGCTGCGAGGGTGAGGATCTAGGGGACATGGGGATAATGGGGGGACAAGGGGGGACACTGATCCTCCTCTCCCACCAGCAACTCCTTGCCTGCCGTCACGGTGCTGCCCACgagctggcactgggtggaGGGCAGCCAGCGGCCCGAAGATCACGGCATCAAGGTGGAGCACGTCTATGAGGTAGAACACGGCACCCGCGggttccctctgtcccctccacTCCCGGTGTTGGGCATCACCCCACCGTCCTCCCGCAGCTCCACAACAAAGGTCCCGGCACCGTCAGCGGGGTCACTCTGAGCCTCGCCGTCCCGCACCTGCTGGGCGACCGAGTCCTGCTCtacctgctggagctgggcaccGAGGGGGGCATGAACTGCTCCCACCACCCCGACCTCAATCCCGCCCAGGTAGGGGCTGCGGGACCGCCGGGGGGCGTTGGGACATGTCAAGGAGCTgggtgtcacctctgtgtcccctTCCAGCTGGGGATCTCCGCTCCGCCGGCCGCGGCGCCCGGGAACGGCAGCCACCAGCGGGAGCGCCGGGAGGCGGAGCCGCCCccgggagccgggctgggggaCTTCGTCCGTGTGGTGAGCGGGTGACCCTGGGGACCTGCAGCCcgtggtggcactgggctgggagtgctctCTGCGCTGGGGGCCCCCCAACACCCACCGTGTCCCTCAGGACTGTGACAATGCCACGTGCGTGGACATCACCTGCCACGTGCCCAGCCTGGGCAAGGACCAGCGGGCTCTGGTCAGCGTCCACGCCCTGCTCTGGATGGACACCCTGCAGAAGGTACTGTCGCCTGGGACAGAGGGGACGAGGTGGCATTGTGGCCCCAGGGCGTTCCTGCAATGCCCCTCCTGCAGGGTGGTCCCCAGAGAGCACCCTGGGGGTACCAGGTGTGGGGTGCCCTGTAGCTGCCAGCACCCCTGACGCCAGGTTCCCTTGTGTCCCCCGCGTCCCCTCATCTGTCCCTAGCGGGAGCACCTCCTAACGCAGTTCCTCATCCAGTCACAAGCGTGGTTCAACACCTCGGCCATGCCCTACCGCGTCCAGCCCCGGCTCCTGCCCACCGGCAAGGCTCAGGTAGGGCTGGCCTGGGtacggggacacagggacaggccGTGGTGGCAGCGGTGTCACCCACCTGTCCCTCTGCAGACTGACACCCGCGTGGTACGAGCCAGCCTCGGGGGCGagggggctgtgccagtgtggtgggtggtgctgggggtcctggccgggctcctgctcctcaccctcctcatcctcctcatgtGGAAGGTGAGTGGGCACAAGGGGACACTGGTGACATCCACCATGGTGGTGCGGCCTCACTGGCACCAGAGGGACCATGAAACATGGGGCACAGTGCTGGGagtgggggctgtgggacaggacGGCGGGACAGCAGCACGGGTGACACTGTGCGGTCCCAGGCAGGTGACACTTAGGGGTACCCAGGGACTGGTGCGAGGGGGGTCCCTCAAGAGAGATGTCGTGGGGTCCCTGCAGCGGTGGCACAGGGATCTCTGGGGGGCTGATAATGAGGgatccctggggctggtgcCGCGGGGTCCCCCGGGGCCCGACTGTCACTGTGTCCCCTTGCAGACGGGATTCTTCAAGAGGACGCGGCCGCCGGCCGAAGGGGACACGCAGGAGGAGCCCGGCCAGGCCCAGGAGCCTGCCGGTGTCCAGGACTAGCGGTGTCTCCGTGCCCACCCCCACCCAGCTCCCATTCcccccccgcagccccgctcTGCTCCCCCCGGACAAtaaatccctgccctgccctcggGTGGGGGCCCGAGGTGTCCCATGGGGGTGTGGCTGTGTCCCCCCGGACCTGCACCGGGGGCAGCTGACAGGCGacagggcactgcagggggGCAGGGAGGCTTGTGGGGACCCCCGTGTGCCTTTGTGGGGTGCCCCGGGAGGGCAGTGGGCGGGCTGGTGCCGGGGTCAGTCCCGTACGGGGCCGGTGCTGGTACCGTGGGTGGGTCGCGGTACCGGGGTCAGTCCCAGGGATGGGACCGGGGATCGGGGCAGTGCCAAGGGCCGGTCCCGAAGTGCCGCGGCGGTACCGGCGGTGGACACTGAGGCTCAAGGAAGGACCGCGAGTGGGTCCCGGGATGCTGGCGCCGGTACAGGGTCAGTCCCGGGATGACGGTGCCGGTACCATGTCTCCATCCCGGGGCTTGGAGTGGAACCGGGAATGGGTCCCAGGAGGCCTGTGCGGTACCGGGGGCAGTGCGAGGCTGCCGGTGCCAGTACGGGAGTGGGTCCTGCAGTGCCGGGTCCCGGTCCTGGTCTCGAGGCGGTACCGGGGGTGGGTACCGCGGGTCGGGATCGGTACCGGGGTTAGTGCCGCGGCTCGAAGCAGCGTCAGAGGTGGGTCCGGGGGTCGGTGCCGATGTCGGGAGTGGGTCCTGAGATGCCGCTGCCGATACCAAGGTCAGTCCCGGGACGCCGGTGACAGTACCGAGTCCCGTCCGGGTCCGGGGGCGGGGTGCGGCGTCTGTTGCGGTACCGGCGGTGGGTCCCGGCTCTCGGGGCACTGCAGGGGGCGGTGCCGGAGGTCTGGGGCGGTGCCGGGGGTGAGGGGGTTGGTCTGGGGGTCtcggggcggtgccgggggtGGTCCCGGTGCCGGGGCGGTGCCGCTCCGGGGGTGGGCACTGGGCGGCCGTGCCCGGCGGCTCCGGCAGGTGGAGCCCGGTccccgcggcgggcgggcggacgggccgggcgggccgggcaTGGCGGGGTAACGGCGCGGAGCCACCAtgcggccccgccgcctcctgccgccgctgccgccgctgccggtgctgctgctgctggcggccgcgggcgggcggcgggcgcggggcgcggcggAGCCGGGAGCGCACGGTGAGAGCGGCCTTTGTgtgcggggcggggggcgccgcCGGCAACACCCCCGCCGCCCTCCCCGCCCGATCCCCGCGCCTGCATCCCCCCGACATCCCTGGGCTCCCAACCCCTGCTCCTCACCACCCCAGCCCGACCAACGCCCCCACTCCCCCATACCCGCCCGATCCCCGCACCGACATCTCCCCGACATCCTTTGAACCCCATCGCCCCCCCGGGCACCATCCCCTGATCGATCCCAACACCGGcccccccatccctgcccggccccggccccgacATCCCCCCGGCATCCCTTGGCTCCGGCACCCCCTCAGCAGCACCGACCCCCTCCCGATCCCCGCTCCGACACTCCCCGGCACCCCCCGGCCCCCACACCCCCATCCCCGCCCGCCCCCTCCCCGAATCCCCACGATCCAAAAACCCCCATCCCCTCCCGGCCCCCTCAGCTCCGACACCCCCATCCTTGCCCACCCGCCCCCCGTCCCTTCCCCTTGTCCATCCTCTGTCCATCTCCGGCTCTGTCTGTCCGGCCGCACcccctgtctgtctgtctgtctgtctctctccccctccccgGGCGGTTCTGGCCGCAGGCGGGCAGAGGGTAATGGGTGGGgggcctgggcagtgccagggggtACAGCTGGTTGGGTGGGGGTCACGGACAGAGCCTGGGGGGCATGAGAAGGTGGGGGTGGTCCCAGATCTTGCGGTACAGGATGGTGGGGGGTCCCGGGCAGCGCCAAGGATTCGTAGTGGTGGGTGGGCGTCACAAACCGGGGGGTGAAGGAAATTGGGTGTGGATCGTGGACAGAGCTTGGGGTGCAGGAGCGTGTGTGGGGGTCCTGAGCAGAACCAGAGGGTGTCTGATGGTGGGTGGAGGTCCCAGGTCAGGGGGTGCATGATGGTGGGTGGGCAGGGGGGTcctgagcagcacctgggggaGCAGGATGGTGGAGGATGCATCCGGCAGGCAGGGTGGGCCTGTAACcccctcctgcaccccaaaccctcctggcagagcccctgtgccagggtgaGGCGTGCCCCGGAGTCAgaggggggctgtggggtgagaGGGGGCCCGCGGCCCgtcctgtctgtgctggctcAGGTCTCCCGCCGGCGTCACCCCTGCCCGGGGTGACAGACATGACAGGGCTCCTCACTGCCACCCCCGCCTCCTGGCACCCTGGGGTCacactgggaggcactggggagcCAGCGAGCCTCGCGGAGGCCGTGCCACCCTCTTGGGACCCTCTGGTGATGGTGGGGGGACAGAGAGTGGGGACGGGGACAGCCATGCCTGTGCCCCCGCGCTGGGGGTGACACCGTGGCCCCCCTCCCCGGCGGACACGGGGGCTGGTGCCAGCTGTCCCCCGGCAGCTGCGGGTGGCCGGCGTGCG belongs to Oenanthe melanoleuca isolate GR-GAL-2019-014 chromosome 27, OMel1.0, whole genome shotgun sequence and includes:
- the ITGA2B gene encoding integrin alpha-IIb, which codes for MGLLRVLLFLGGLRLPPILGLLQEAPTIYEGPPGSYFGFALDFHMSEGRPSVAVGAPRANTSQPGVAQPGAVFLCSWPPDETPCHPLPIDTAGDESESHGTLELHTYKSHQWLGASVTSWDGKLVVCAPLQHWNAMEGQQEAFRTPTGTCFVWSRGQRRAVWYSPCRDQTMASTYRQRNYVHDKRYCEIGFSAAVTPDGTLVLGAPGGYYFTGLVYSVELDKILRRFLGTSLLWLGSPGRPTEPVSVAYEDGYRGYSVAVGEFDGNPKTKEYVVGVPNKSNTRGEVEIFTAGNTLRRVRGITSEQVASYFGHTVAVADVDGDGRDDLLVGAPLYMARGSDGQRSELGRLYVYLWRGQQPLAGPPQTLTGTHPYGRFAAAIASLGDLDKDGFGDVAVGAPQGGDSGSGQVFIFRGQSEGLAPVPTQRLDSPFPGPAAFGFALRGATDLDGNGCADLLVGAYGAAKVAVYQGLPVVVAQTQLSVPDGLNPEILDCDLPDSGVRVSCFHVVFCVSVTGQHLPQSIHLEAELQLDRLKPRPSRRVLLLQGHQSSWQEELVVTPGTPPVCSNLTAYLRDQAEFKDKLSPVAVSVALTLPREAPGLVLYGHTLVQAQTHIILEDCGDDNLCVPDLHLAADTPSQRLLIGAEAALSLRANATNAGEGAFEAELRVQLPPGTHYQAARSTIPGQEKLSCNPKKENGTHVVLCELGNPMKAGARITVDMELSVSGLEDMGDAITFHLQLRSKNSPSPSNASVTVTVPVEAEAEMQLRGNSLPAVTVLPTSWHWVEGSQRPEDHGIKVEHVYELHNKGPGTVSGVTLSLAVPHLLGDRVLLYLLELGTEGGMNCSHHPDLNPAQLGISAPPAAAPGNGSHQRERREAEPPPGAGLGDFVRVDCDNATCVDITCHVPSLGKDQRALVSVHALLWMDTLQKREHLLTQFLIQSQAWFNTSAMPYRVQPRLLPTGKAQTDTRVVRASLGGEGAVPVWWVVLGVLAGLLLLTLLILLMWKTGFFKRTRPPAEGDTQEEPGQAQEPAGVQD